The Bacillales bacterium genome contains the following window.
AAACTTCACATTGTCGTGAAGTGTGAACGTGTACGTTAATCCGTCTTCGGAAACTTCGTAATCTTTAACAAGTTCCCCTTCCAGTTCGCCGTATGTACCTTCTTTGTAATCAAATAAGGTGTTATACATGTTTTCAAGATAATGAATGCCGGCAGCTCCCGTAACCGTGTGGGGGTCGAGCTTTTGCGCGCCCGACAAATCTGAAATGACGAGCGTCCCCCCAGGTTGCGGCTTCGCATTCTCGGCGGTGTCAGCATTCTCGTCAGCCTGTGACGAAGAACCGCCATCCTTCCCATTCCCAGACAATGTGCTCTGCGGACTCGTACATGCCGTGAGCAAAAGTATAAGCGCAACAATTAATAAATAACAAGTTCCTTTTTTCAAGAGATCGGGTCCCTCCCCTAATTTGATTCACAATTCTTACGATTGAGTTTACTAATTGTTGGATTCGATAACTACGTGTTCAATTATGAAATTCAGCTAGATTCTTTGTGAAATCTCACAAATGGGGAAGATCGGCTTTATTCGTTGCAGCCATAGACCCTGCGCAAACGCACATCTTTGCGTTCGAGTTTGAATTTCCGAGACTCTTGCCGTCGCCGCCTGCTGACTTGGGACATACCTTGTTATTGTTCACGATGATTTTGCCTTCATAAGGGGGGAAACGAATTGAGCCTGCTCGATGATTTGAAAAGCAAAAACGCCGCAAACCGAATGATGGACGTGCTCGTGGAAGATGTGTTCGAAAAACACAACGTACGGGAAAAATTGCAACAATTGCCGCCGGAGAAAAAAGAAAAGATTCGCAATGTCGTTACGGATATCCAAAAACAAGTCGACGCGTTGTTAAAATAAAAATTTTCAAAGAAGAGGTGACCCATATGCATGGAGACATTCACGTAAACCATTCAAGGAGTGCCGCAAGGTCCGGAAGCAGTTGCAGGAATGAGCGAAGATGGTCCGCGCTTGATCCGACGGCCGTCCATCCGCTCAGCCCAAATGACGAAGGTGTCGAACAACAAGGGGATCAAGTCGCATACAACGAACAAAGTTCCGAAGAAAAAGTGATCGTCATCGACTCGTGCGACGTCGAAATTCATACGACGGACACAAAGGCTGCCGTTAATTTGCAAGCGGCTTTGCAAGTGGCGATTGCGTTAATCATCAGCATCACGATCGGCGACAGCGATACCGGAGACAAAGTCACGCAAGATTTGCTGCAACGCGTCAGAGTGAAACAGTCCAACAAACAGACGACTTATGTCGAGAACAGCCGCGGCGTCAACATCACCACTACGGATACCGATCTCGCCGTGAATATTCAACTATTGCTGCAAGTACTCGTCGCATTGCTCGTCAAGCTCGACATCTTATAACGACAACAAATCAACCGCGGATGGTCCGCGGTTGAACTTATTATTTCATCCGGGAGAGGCCGATCAGAATGAGCAGAATTCCAGGAACGAACGAAACTTTCTTCAACCAACCGGATTCGGAAAAATGAAAGCCAAACGTTTTGCCTCCCCAAAGGAACAAGCCGCTCATACAGGCAACTAAGCAGGCAGTAAAAAGCGCAGAATATTCCACGAAGGCAGCGGCGATGCCGGCGCCAAAGGCGTCAAATGACAAAGCGCATCCTAACACGAACGCTTCGGCCGGTGAAATCGTTCCCGAATGATCGGCATCGGCTTGTTCGGGATCCTTAAGGATTTGAATCAAGATGCCGAGCGGCCGGATGCGAACGTGTATCATTTCCCGAGAAAGTTCACGTCCTGATACAAAATAGTGGAGCAGCGCGGCAAAACCGAGTGCGACCAAAAGCCACCCGCCGGTTGCTCTCGCCGCATTTTGCGACAACAACGACTCCAACGACTTCCCGAAGTTCATCGCCAAAAACAGCACACACGCGGAACAAGCAGCAATGATCAACACAGAGCACAGCGGTATTTTTGTTTTTTTCAACCCGTACGCCGTTCCGACGCTGAAGCTGTCGAGACTGACGGCGAGAGCGAGTCCGATGATGGATAAACCGTGCATGCGTCTGCCAGCCTCCTTTTCGAAAACCAAGAATGAAACATGCCCCGACGACATTTCCTCAATTCCGCTACGGTTGGCATCAATATTCGATGGGAATTTGTTGATACCGTTCCCCGGTTCTTTTCGGCACACGAATTTCGAGAACCCCGTTTTGATAAACCGCTTTGCTGCCTTTGAAAGATCCGTTGACCGGCAAACGAATCACATGCGGTTCCCGAAGCCCGTCGATTTTTAACT
Protein-coding sequences here:
- a CDS encoding spore coat protein, encoding MSLLDDLKSKNAANRMMDVLVEDVFEKHNVREKLQQLPPEKKEKIRNVVTDIQKQVDALLK
- a CDS encoding spore coat protein, translated to MHGDIHVNHSRSAARSGSSCRNERRWSALDPTAVHPLSPNDEGVEQQGDQVAYNEQSSEEKVIVIDSCDVEIHTTDTKAAVNLQAALQVAIALIISITIGDSDTGDKVTQDLLQRVRVKQSNKQTTYVENSRGVNITTTDTDLAVNIQLLLQVLVALLVKLDIL
- the ytaF gene encoding sporulation membrane protein YtaF; its protein translation is MHGLSIIGLALAVSLDSFSVGTAYGLKKTKIPLCSVLIIAACSACVLFLAMNFGKSLESLLSQNAARATGGWLLVALGFAALLHYFVSGRELSREMIHVRIRPLGILIQILKDPEQADADHSGTISPAEAFVLGCALSFDAFGAGIAAAFVEYSALFTACLVACMSGLFLWGGKTFGFHFSESGWLKKVSFVPGILLILIGLSRMK